The window AGGCTTCAAGCCTGGTGGCAAGACGCGGCCATACGCAGGTCTCTACTTTGGCCGCCATTCGGTGCTGTTGCATCCCATGACCTCTTGCGTCGAACCTCCCCGATAAGTCGGCTGTACGGTGCCGATCGCGGCACCGCCATCGATAGGTACTACATCGAAGACTTTCTGGCTCGCCATGCGAACGACATCCGCGGCGTCGTGCTTGAGATCCAAGATGACGCGTATACCAAGCGTTTTGGCAAGAGCCACGTTAAACGAAGCGAGGTACTGAGTGTCTCACCTGGAAGCAAGGTGACGATCGTCGCTGACCTCACGTCCGCAGATCAAATTCCGTCGAGCACGTTCGATTGCATCATTCTAACTCAGACGCTGCAATACATTTACGACCTGCCCGCCGCCGTGAGAACGATTTATCGAATTCTGGCGCCCGGCGGGGTGCTGCTTGCGACCGTCCCCGGCATATGCGCCATCGGGCCGGAAAGCTGGCCATGTTATTGGTCCTTCAGACCGGCATCGGTAGAGAGGCTCATTGCGGACGCCTTTCCTGGCGGCAGCGTTTGCGTCGAATCCGCCGGAAACGTGCTCGCCGCGATTGCCTTTCTGCACGGGCTTGCCCTCGAGGAAGTCGATCGCACTGCTCTCGATGTCCATGATCCGGCGTATCCCGTGGTCGTGCGTGTTCGGGCGGTGAAATGATCGATGGTGCCGGTTTGGAGGGCCAAGAAGACTGTCGCCCCCCCAATTGACCCCTCCCGAGAAGAGTTGCTTTCAGTCGAACAAGTCGGTCGATGGTCTGGCCCTCGATTATTTTGTTCCGTCGACGTCCTGTCGAAGCCGGACCAGGGGATCG is drawn from Bradyrhizobium lablabi and contains these coding sequences:
- a CDS encoding class I SAM-dependent methyltransferase, producing MMSSVQKRLAAGLKSILPIAVTQRLQAWWQDAAIRRSLLWPPFGAVASHDLLRRTSPISRLYGADRGTAIDRYYIEDFLARHANDIRGVVLEIQDDAYTKRFGKSHVKRSEVLSVSPGSKVTIVADLTSADQIPSSTFDCIILTQTLQYIYDLPAAVRTIYRILAPGGVLLATVPGICAIGPESWPCYWSFRPASVERLIADAFPGGSVCVESAGNVLAAIAFLHGLALEEVDRTALDVHDPAYPVVVRVRAVK